Genomic segment of Vicugna pacos chromosome 31, VicPac4, whole genome shotgun sequence:
atgtttctgccagtatcagcgaggatcaataggtctcatgaatgtcttttgagcctggtatcctctacagctgtctccacgccagtattctccattgtagcagaacatctctcatccatgtgttcgcatctctcctcaatccgtgcagccagcttttcgcccagcttctcttcgtgtctcccctaaagtcgacttcaccaggactgggcaagtctgaaaggacctcggagcctcaccagtaagctgatgacaggcagatcttccactgtctgctctgaaaggttctggaaactgacctgtgaactcaggtctttgggcagcagcagtatctcgaacttacacagcttcccggaccaaacacctaagccaagctccacagagggcggcagcccctccatcacactgatccacccacagaactctgcccggttacctaggatccaacagccacaacaagcctcgcggtacacaccaacattccacctggaatccaaccggtacctgccatccccaatggctgctgcatcttgtcagtgttgggggaggggctgcatccgacgagaggtgcctaaggtaaatgtgattctacccactagcgtcccatgggcctttcttcttccctcttaccttttgctcagatctgtatgcacagtaccaatggagggaagtgggtccctttttagttgatggtttcacacgtctttaaactttctaacagttcacagtacacagagaccctctaaaggagacttatgttcctatgatatccgtacacccggaatacatatgcgtcgcctgatttctgctgaaacacccgcactctcaggacatggatccatttgtttcatgggggctgaaatt
This window contains:
- the LOC140690606 gene encoding uncharacterized protein isoform X2, whose protein sequence is MTGRSSTVCSERFWKLTCELRSLGSSSISNLHSFPDQTPKPSSTEGGSPSITLIHPQNSARLPRIQQPQQASRYTPTFHLESNRYLPSPMAAASCQCWGRGCIRREVPKLGSWSQNQLWGYFALDSLSSVSQASAVHSCKSQHITFNPMSPVRLRVCVQGVLRPHPVFGSNRPLFGKCPVPRAGL
- the LOC140690606 gene encoding uncharacterized protein isoform X1 produces the protein MTGRSSTVCSERFWKLTCELRSLGSSSISNLHSFPDQTPKPSSTEGGSPSITLIHPQNSARLPRIQQPQQASRYTPTFHLESNRYLPSPMAAASCQCWGRGCIRREVPKLGSWSQNQLWGYFALDSLSSVSQASAVHSCKSQHITFNPMSPVRLRVCVQECEAGGSLILGGACSSRNGFIAAQMSGTLDPFLEKRIEELPQVHVGTPYVSASISEDQ